One Nostoc punctiforme PCC 73102 DNA window includes the following coding sequences:
- a CDS encoding dipeptide ABC transporter ATP-binding protein: MSEALFCIENLRVAYPQRSGEEASWAVDDVSFTLQPGERMGLVGESGCGKSTIGRAVMRLLPASSCVEGKVTFQGQSVLDLMPNQLRKFRGEAIALIFQDPMTRLDPLMTIGKHCIETLQAHSPQLSTREAKEKALATLAKVNIPASRWNQYPHEFSGGMRQRVAIALALLLNPKLIVADEPTTSLDVTVSAQILQELTRLCGEENMGLLLISHDLAMVAEYCDRIGVMYQGKMVEMGSTETVFRQPQHEYTRSLLKAALHIQAVNDDGELIIANDSEKQLPIINKQSPILSITELKQYYTIEPNFIERLFNTQAQTIKAVDGINLDIYPREILGLVGESGCGKSTLSRTILQLIRPTSGKVKFLGQDLTTLSPQEIRSSRRQIQMVFQDPHACLNPAMTVGQSIADPLFIHNLADLVKAKEQVLWMLEKVGLTPSEVYYERYPSDLSGGQQQRVAIARALITHPKLLICDEPVSMLDASVQSQVLDLMLQLKEEFELTYLFITHDLWLARFLCDRIAVMNGGKIVELGLTKTIFANPQHPYTKTLLAAAPLLARA, encoded by the coding sequence ATGAGTGAAGCCTTATTCTGTATCGAAAATCTGCGAGTTGCCTATCCTCAACGGAGTGGAGAAGAGGCAAGCTGGGCGGTTGATGATGTATCTTTCACCTTGCAACCAGGTGAAAGAATGGGATTGGTGGGAGAGTCAGGTTGTGGTAAGTCAACTATCGGGCGGGCAGTAATGCGTTTACTACCAGCCTCTAGTTGTGTTGAGGGAAAGGTGACATTTCAAGGACAGTCGGTGCTTGACTTGATGCCTAACCAGTTGCGGAAATTTCGAGGAGAGGCGATCGCCTTAATTTTTCAAGATCCCATGACACGCCTCGATCCGTTGATGACGATTGGTAAGCATTGTATCGAAACTCTTCAGGCGCACTCACCACAATTATCAACGCGGGAAGCCAAAGAAAAAGCACTTGCTACTTTGGCGAAGGTAAATATTCCCGCTAGTCGCTGGAATCAGTATCCCCACGAATTTAGCGGTGGAATGCGCCAACGGGTTGCGATCGCTTTAGCTTTACTCCTCAACCCCAAGTTAATTGTTGCCGATGAACCCACCACCAGTTTAGATGTCACCGTCTCCGCGCAGATATTGCAAGAATTAACTCGCCTGTGCGGTGAAGAAAACATGGGATTGTTGCTGATTTCTCACGATTTAGCAATGGTGGCTGAGTATTGCGATCGCATTGGCGTGATGTACCAGGGCAAAATGGTCGAAATGGGTTCTACAGAAACCGTCTTTAGACAACCTCAACATGAATACACGCGATCGCTCTTAAAAGCAGCTTTACACATTCAAGCAGTAAACGATGATGGAGAATTGATAATTGCCAACGACTCAGAAAAGCAATTACCGATTATTAATAAGCAATCTCCAATTTTGAGTATTACAGAACTCAAGCAATACTACACCATAGAACCTAACTTTATCGAACGACTGTTTAACACACAAGCGCAGACAATTAAAGCAGTAGATGGTATCAACCTGGATATTTATCCAAGAGAAATTCTCGGCTTAGTCGGTGAATCAGGTTGCGGTAAAAGCACACTATCACGAACAATCCTGCAACTAATTCGTCCCACCAGTGGCAAAGTTAAATTTTTAGGACAAGATTTAACTACACTGTCGCCTCAAGAAATTCGCTCCTCACGGCGACAAATCCAAATGGTTTTTCAAGATCCTCATGCTTGTCTCAATCCAGCGATGACTGTGGGACAAAGTATAGCCGATCCTTTATTTATCCACAATTTAGCCGATCTTGTTAAGGCAAAAGAACAGGTTTTGTGGATGCTAGAGAAAGTTGGGTTAACACCCTCAGAAGTATATTATGAGCGTTATCCATCAGATTTATCTGGGGGGCAACAGCAAAGAGTTGCGATCGCTCGTGCTTTGATTACTCACCCTAAACTTTTGATTTGCGATGAACCTGTGAGTATGTTAGACGCAAGCGTGCAGTCGCAAGTACTAGATTTGATGTTGCAATTAAAAGAAGAATTTGAGTTAACTTATCTGTTCATCACTCACGATCTCTGGTTAGCTAGATTTTTGTGCGATCGTATTGCCGTGATGAATGGTGGCAAAATTGTCGAACTCGGTCTAACAAAAACTATTTTTGCCAATCCTCAGCACCCTTATACCAAAACACTACTAGCTGCTGCCCCCTTACTAGCACGCGCCTAA
- a CDS encoding TIGR03643 family protein, whose translation MKLPNLDSETINRIIEMAWEDRTSFDAIEAQFGLLEKQVIALMRREMKESSFQMWRKRVTKRHTKHLSKREFIAGRFKSHNQKT comes from the coding sequence ATGAAGCTACCTAACCTCGATTCAGAAACTATAAATCGCATTATTGAGATGGCATGGGAAGATAGAACATCTTTTGATGCGATTGAGGCTCAGTTTGGACTGCTGGAGAAACAGGTAATTGCCTTAATGAGGCGTGAAATGAAAGAATCTAGTTTTCAGATGTGGCGAAAGCGAGTTACCAAACGCCATACAAAACATTTATCTAAGCGAGAATTTATTGCAGGTCGGTTTAAATCGCACAATCAAAAAACGTAA
- the trxA gene encoding thioredoxin yields the protein MSADTQIVAYLEESEFDVVLNGSEEKVVVVDFTATWCGPCRLVSPLMEQLAEEYKGRAKVVKVDVDRNKPIFKKFGLRSIPAVLIFKDGILAETIVGVSPYEQFSEAVQKLLEVV from the coding sequence ATGTCTGCTGATACTCAGATAGTTGCTTATCTTGAAGAAAGTGAATTTGATGTTGTTTTAAATGGAAGTGAAGAGAAAGTTGTTGTTGTTGATTTTACTGCTACTTGGTGTGGCCCCTGTCGCCTGGTAAGTCCTTTGATGGAGCAACTTGCTGAAGAATACAAAGGCCGCGCCAAAGTCGTTAAGGTAGACGTTGACAGGAATAAGCCGATTTTCAAAAAATTCGGTCTTCGCAGTATTCCAGCAGTTTTAATTTTCAAAGATGGCATTTTAGCAGAAACTATTGTGGGAGTTTCTCCTTACGAGCAGTTTAGCGAAGCTGTTCAGAAGCTTCTTGAGGTTGTTTAA
- a CDS encoding dihydrofolate reductase family protein: protein MTKVTLYIAASLDGYIARSDGGIDWLSILDIEGEDYGYGTFYESIDAIVLGSNTYEVGLGFDEWPYPGKKSFVFTKRHLQSDREDVVFVSDTVKNALANIEAQGFENIWLVGGGALINSFLQHSLIDEYIISTIPTILGSGIQLFPPPTPEEKLELINSKQYSSGLLQSHYRRTGKL, encoded by the coding sequence ATGACGAAAGTTACACTCTATATTGCAGCTAGTTTGGATGGTTATATTGCTCGCAGCGATGGCGGAATTGATTGGCTATCAATCCTTGATATAGAGGGCGAAGACTACGGTTATGGTACTTTCTACGAATCCATTGATGCTATTGTTTTGGGTAGCAATACTTATGAAGTAGGGCTGGGTTTTGATGAATGGCCTTATCCGGGGAAGAAATCATTTGTTTTCACCAAACGCCATCTCCAATCTGACCGCGAAGACGTTGTGTTTGTTTCTGATACAGTCAAGAACGCCTTGGCAAATATAGAGGCTCAAGGTTTTGAAAATATCTGGCTAGTTGGTGGCGGAGCATTAATCAATTCATTTCTTCAGCACAGCTTGATTGATGAATATATTATTTCAACTATTCCAACTATCTTAGGTAGCGGTATACAGCTTTTCCCACCGCCTACCCCTGAAGAAAAATTGGAACTGATTAACTCAAAACAATATTCTAGTGGTTTACTGCAATCACATTATAGGCGAACAGGGAAGCTTTAA
- a CDS encoding ABC transporter ATP-binding protein: MRGTIPVVASEQASKQLSTLRRFLQYLLLYRKEIPIALTLVFIGAVTQAIGPFFLGWSIDRLIEKGNLQGLLLLLGLLALNYGLGIIAIRGQIIRVGWIMQRLLAQLRQDIFLKIQSLPLSFFDRSEAGDLMSRLLNDVNTVNQAFGLTIAQMLGNIFSLVGIIIAMLSINLQLGLLSNLVVPLMIFTTSLFARWARARFRVTRQTIGELSAKLEEDIGSVREAQAFNRVQTNIAQFDVLNAANRDANVEAVAITSAFLPSIDFLNTLATAGVLAYGGYLAVTGAVTVGVVTSFLLYVQQFFRPIQILSQFYTQAQSAFAGLERIFLLLDEPSELKDAPDATEMPPIQGEVRFENVKFGYNPDQLVLKGVNLHAYPGQMIALVGPTGSGKSTIINLILRFYDVFAGAVKIDDIDVRSVTQASLRRQIGIVLQDNILFSGTVAENIAFGAPHTTQADIEAAAQLANVHEFITSLPQGYTTQLGERGAPLSQGQRQLISIARAVLINPRILILDEATSSIDTRTEALVQSAIARLLQGRTSFVIAHRLSTVTQADQVLVIQQGQIVEQGTHAELIERQGVYANLYGLQLGAADTTVLQNEK, encoded by the coding sequence ATGAGAGGCACTATTCCTGTTGTTGCATCTGAGCAAGCGAGTAAGCAACTTTCTACCCTGCGGCGTTTTTTGCAATACCTGCTACTTTATCGCAAAGAAATTCCCATCGCCTTGACATTAGTATTTATTGGTGCTGTAACCCAGGCAATTGGACCATTTTTCCTCGGTTGGTCAATCGATCGCCTAATTGAAAAAGGTAATTTACAAGGACTCCTACTGTTATTAGGGCTACTAGCGCTGAACTACGGACTTGGCATTATAGCAATCCGGGGTCAAATTATTCGAGTCGGCTGGATTATGCAGCGATTGTTGGCTCAACTGAGGCAAGATATTTTTCTCAAAATCCAAAGTCTCCCCCTCAGCTTTTTCGATCGCAGCGAAGCGGGCGATTTAATGAGCCGTCTGCTGAATGATGTCAATACTGTGAATCAGGCATTTGGACTGACGATCGCCCAAATGCTAGGCAACATTTTCAGTTTGGTTGGTATCATCATTGCCATGCTCTCAATCAACCTGCAACTTGGCTTATTGAGCAACCTGGTTGTGCCACTGATGATTTTTACCACAAGTTTGTTTGCACGTTGGGCAAGAGCCAGGTTTCGCGTTACCCGACAAACCATTGGGGAGCTTTCCGCCAAGTTGGAAGAAGATATTGGCAGTGTCAGAGAAGCACAGGCATTTAATCGGGTACAGACAAACATCGCCCAATTTGACGTTCTTAACGCTGCAAATCGTGATGCCAACGTCGAAGCTGTAGCAATTACTTCGGCCTTTTTGCCCTCCATTGATTTTCTCAATACACTCGCAACCGCAGGTGTGCTGGCTTATGGTGGCTATCTTGCGGTCACTGGGGCTGTAACAGTGGGCGTGGTGACATCCTTTTTACTTTACGTCCAGCAGTTCTTCCGCCCTATCCAGATTCTCAGCCAGTTTTACACCCAAGCTCAATCTGCCTTCGCCGGATTAGAGCGAATCTTTCTATTACTAGATGAACCGTCAGAGCTCAAAGATGCACCCGATGCGACAGAAATGCCGCCGATTCAGGGGGAAGTGAGATTTGAGAATGTCAAGTTTGGCTATAACCCAGATCAATTGGTTCTCAAAGGGGTGAATTTGCACGCCTATCCAGGGCAGATGATTGCACTAGTCGGGCCGACTGGTTCGGGAAAAAGTACAATTATTAACTTGATTTTGCGCTTCTACGATGTATTTGCTGGTGCAGTAAAAATTGATGATATTGATGTGCGTAGTGTTACCCAAGCCAGTCTGCGCCGTCAAATTGGCATCGTTTTACAAGATAATATTCTGTTCAGTGGTACTGTCGCCGAAAACATTGCCTTTGGCGCTCCTCATACTACCCAAGCTGACATCGAAGCGGCTGCACAACTGGCAAATGTACATGAGTTCATTACCTCATTACCACAAGGCTATACAACCCAATTGGGCGAACGAGGAGCGCCCTTGAGCCAGGGACAACGACAACTGATTAGTATTGCTCGTGCGGTGTTGATTAACCCACGAATTCTGATTCTTGATGAAGCCACCAGCAGCATTGACACGCGCACAGAAGCGCTAGTACAAAGTGCGATCGCTCGTTTGCTGCAAGGTCGTACCAGTTTCGTAATTGCCCACCGCCTCAGCACAGTTACTCAGGCAGATCAGGTATTAGTAATTCAGCAGGGACAAATTGTAGAGCAAGGTACTCACGCCGAACTCATCGAGCGGCAAGGTGTATACGCCAACCTCTATGGTCTACAACTGGGTGCAGCAGACACAACGGTTCTTCAAAACGAAAAGTAA